The following coding sequences lie in one Vibrio sp. BS-M-Sm-2 genomic window:
- a CDS encoding TIGR02444 family protein codes for MSPEHAPISLTLERLWQFSLQYYSVRGVKDACLALQNQFHGNVNLLLLLKWLDEQQLSFAEEEWHKVQQCLSRSETLLHSYRELRKHLKAHVVDSLYREALQFELQLEKQQQSDLVDCINSLQLYANQQSPLAFQYCRLLGAENLYDAFSEPAPQP; via the coding sequence ATGAGCCCAGAGCACGCCCCAATATCACTAACACTGGAACGACTATGGCAATTTAGCCTTCAGTATTACAGTGTGCGCGGTGTAAAGGATGCGTGCCTAGCTTTGCAAAACCAGTTCCACGGCAACGTCAATCTACTGCTGCTTCTCAAATGGCTTGATGAGCAGCAATTGTCTTTTGCTGAAGAAGAATGGCACAAGGTACAACAATGCTTGAGCCGATCTGAAACCCTGCTTCATAGTTATCGAGAGTTGCGTAAACACCTCAAAGCACACGTTGTCGACTCACTATACCGTGAAGCCTTGCAGTTTGAGTTACAGCTTGAAAAGCAACAACAGTCCGATCTCGTCGACTGTATAAACTCCCTACAGCTTTACGCTAACCAGCAATCACCGCTCGCTTTTCAGTACTGTCGTTTATTAGGAGCAGAAAACCTCTACGACGCTTTTTCTGAACCAGCACCTCAACCCTAG
- a CDS encoding ABC transporter ATP-binding protein, whose product MITFSDIQLLRGGKPLLDQASATFHPGDKIGLVGKNGCGKSTLFALIKDELSIDAGSFSKPAHWEMAWVAQETPALERTAIEYVIDGDREYRGLEDQLEKAEQADNGTLVAEIHGKIETIGGYSIKARAAELLDGLGFSQEQMAWNLTQFSGGWRMRLNLAQALLCRSDLLLLDEPTNHLDLDAVMWLERWLQSYPGTLVLISHDRDFLDPIVNRIVHVENQQLNEYTGNYSSFENQRAQKLILQQAMYQKQQKQMSHMQSYIDRFRYKASKARQAQSRIKALEKMEQVLPAQFDNPFSFEFREPDALPNPIMMMDEVSAGYDDNLILEKIRLNLVPGSRIGLLGRNGAGKSTLIKLLSGELKQQGGELSYSQGVKIGYFAQHQLETLHPEETPLQHMMQIAPKHTEQQLRDYLGSFGFQGEKALDKVAPFSGGEKARLVLALLVWQKPNLLLLDEPTNHLDLDMRQALTFALQTFEGAMVIVSHDRYLLRATTDDLYLVHDRQVAPFDGDLSDYYKWLTEQQKVERKEAQALAPAKDGANSAAAKKEQKRKEAEFRKLTAPLRKKLTQFEKQMDKLTLSLEEAEQELSDTSLYEAENKAKLNKVLALQASSKSQLEEVEMDWMSTQEELEQMEQDMDSL is encoded by the coding sequence ATGATTACTTTCTCTGATATTCAATTGCTACGCGGCGGTAAGCCACTCCTCGACCAAGCATCTGCGACTTTTCACCCCGGCGACAAGATCGGTTTGGTTGGTAAAAACGGCTGTGGTAAATCTACGCTATTCGCCTTAATTAAGGACGAACTGTCTATTGATGCAGGCTCATTCAGCAAACCTGCCCATTGGGAAATGGCTTGGGTTGCCCAAGAAACACCAGCATTAGAAAGAACAGCAATTGAATACGTGATTGATGGCGACCGCGAATATCGTGGCCTTGAAGATCAACTAGAGAAAGCTGAACAAGCCGACAACGGCACCTTGGTAGCAGAAATTCACGGCAAGATTGAGACCATAGGTGGTTACAGCATCAAAGCGCGAGCTGCGGAGTTACTGGACGGCTTAGGCTTTAGCCAAGAACAAATGGCATGGAACCTGACTCAATTCTCAGGTGGTTGGCGCATGCGTTTGAACCTAGCGCAAGCTCTACTGTGTCGCAGTGACCTACTGCTACTCGATGAACCAACCAACCACTTGGACTTAGACGCAGTAATGTGGCTAGAGCGTTGGTTACAAAGCTACCCTGGCACGCTAGTACTTATCTCGCACGATAGAGACTTCTTAGACCCTATCGTCAACCGCATCGTGCATGTTGAAAATCAACAGCTCAATGAATACACGGGTAACTACTCATCGTTCGAAAACCAGCGAGCGCAAAAGCTGATTCTGCAACAAGCAATGTACCAAAAGCAGCAGAAGCAGATGTCTCACATGCAGAGCTACATTGACCGTTTCCGTTACAAAGCATCAAAGGCTCGCCAAGCGCAAAGCCGTATTAAAGCACTAGAGAAAATGGAACAAGTGCTACCTGCTCAGTTTGATAACCCATTCAGCTTTGAGTTCAGAGAACCAGACGCACTACCAAACCCAATCATGATGATGGACGAAGTATCTGCAGGCTACGATGACAATCTGATTCTAGAAAAGATTCGCTTGAATCTAGTACCAGGCAGCCGTATTGGTCTACTTGGTCGAAATGGTGCAGGTAAATCAACATTGATTAAACTGCTTTCTGGCGAACTGAAACAGCAAGGCGGTGAACTGAGCTATTCTCAAGGCGTTAAGATTGGTTACTTTGCACAGCACCAATTAGAAACCCTGCACCCTGAAGAAACACCGCTACAACACATGATGCAGATTGCCCCAAAACACACCGAGCAGCAACTGCGTGATTACTTAGGTAGCTTTGGCTTCCAAGGTGAAAAAGCACTGGATAAAGTGGCACCATTCTCAGGTGGTGAAAAAGCACGTTTGGTATTGGCACTGCTGGTATGGCAAAAACCTAACCTGTTGCTACTCGATGAACCAACCAACCACTTGGATCTCGACATGCGTCAAGCGCTGACTTTTGCCCTGCAGACGTTTGAAGGCGCAATGGTTATCGTATCGCACGACCGTTACCTACTGCGTGCAACTACCGATGACTTGTATTTGGTACACGACCGTCAAGTGGCACCGTTTGATGGCGACCTTAGCGATTACTACAAGTGGCTGACCGAACAGCAGAAAGTTGAGCGCAAAGAAGCACAAGCATTGGCACCAGCAAAAGACGGTGCCAACAGTGCAGCAGCGAAAAAAGAGCAAAAACGTAAAGAAGCCGAGTTCCGTAAACTGACGGCACCACTACGTAAAAAGCTCACTCAATTTGAAAAGCAGATGGATAAGTTAACGCTATCTCTCGAAGAAGCTGAGCAAGAATTATCCGACACTTCACTGTATGAAGCTGAAAATAAGGCTAAACTGAATAAAGTACTCGCTCTCCAAGCGAGCAGTAAGTCACAGCTAGAAGAAGTTGAAATGGATTGGATGTCCACTCAAGAAGAGCTTGAGCAGATGGAACAGGATATGGATAGCTTATGA
- the kefG gene encoding glutathione-regulated potassium-efflux system ancillary protein KefG gives MSNTPSTDKPVPKVLVIYAHPEPQTSIANQIMVKKIESLGNVKIHDLYAIYPDFFIDVPSEHELLLEYDVIVFQHPLFMYSCPSLLKEWFDRVLGKGFAFGEQSALKGKYWRSVITTGGKEEAFGAAGYNKYPLQEILQPFELTAALCQMNWISPLVLHWARNVTDMTRYQHAEAYRNWLRDPLQDIGADDGSD, from the coding sequence ATGAGTAATACTCCCTCGACAGACAAACCCGTGCCAAAGGTGCTGGTCATCTATGCGCACCCAGAGCCGCAAACCTCTATCGCTAACCAGATCATGGTTAAAAAGATAGAGTCACTTGGGAATGTCAAAATTCACGATCTCTACGCCATCTATCCGGACTTCTTTATTGATGTGCCTTCCGAGCATGAATTGCTGCTTGAATATGATGTGATTGTGTTCCAACACCCTTTGTTTATGTATTCATGTCCTTCATTGTTGAAAGAGTGGTTTGATCGCGTGTTAGGTAAGGGTTTTGCATTTGGTGAGCAAAGCGCACTTAAGGGCAAATACTGGCGCAGTGTGATTACTACTGGTGGTAAAGAAGAGGCGTTTGGTGCCGCAGGCTATAATAAATATCCATTACAAGAGATTTTGCAACCATTCGAGCTAACCGCGGCTTTGTGTCAGATGAATTGGATATCCCCTTTGGTTTTACACTGGGCACGTAATGTCACCGATATGACGCGTTACCAACACGCAGAAGCGTATCGAAATTGGTTGCGAGACCCGCTACAAGATATAGGAGCAGATGATGGCTCTGACTAA
- the kefB gene encoding glutathione-regulated potassium-efflux system protein KefB, producing MALTNDFLQSSVIFLAAAVVAVPIAQRAGLGSVLGYLLAGVAIGPWGLGLISDVEAILHFSEFGVVLLLFLIGLELNPKKLWQMRAPILGLGGAQVLITTLIITAIACMFGLTWQTSLVIGMGLALSSTAIALRVIEERELGGKEAGQSGFAVLLFQDIAVIPMLAMLPLLAGNTGGSWADMLWMLGGVIGLLVGGHFLLRPLFRYVVMSGVRELFTVAALLLVIGIAVIMQQIGLSMALGTFLAGVLLAESEYRHELEIAIDPFKGLLLGLFFISVGMAVNLGLLAESPFAILIAVSALVVLKGLVLYALARIFGTQPKARSRMAMILSQGGEFAFVIFTAASAQGILSGEQVSFLLVVVSLSMVTTPLMLKLQDRFFARQLNQISENAMSSDVVDRSPRVIIAGFGRFGQIIGRLMYANKIRITVLESDASQIHILRKFGYKVFYGDSTHLELLRAAGADKAEAIVLCTDSPDEIMKTVDLCKQHFPRLKILARARSRVEAYQLLNHGVSNYSRETFLGALDLGRQTLTELGMHPYKAKRAEAHFRKLDNGMLKELLPQHNEDAELAQRAKEARKELEEIFGHEMENDHQSRNYWQ from the coding sequence ATGGCTCTGACTAATGATTTTCTACAAAGTAGCGTTATATTTTTAGCGGCTGCTGTGGTTGCGGTTCCTATTGCGCAGCGAGCTGGCTTGGGGTCAGTACTCGGTTACTTATTAGCTGGTGTAGCGATTGGCCCGTGGGGACTTGGCTTAATCAGTGACGTAGAGGCGATTCTGCACTTCTCCGAATTCGGGGTGGTACTGCTGCTCTTTCTGATTGGCTTAGAACTTAACCCCAAAAAACTGTGGCAGATGCGAGCCCCCATCCTCGGGTTAGGTGGCGCGCAAGTGCTGATTACCACTCTGATCATCACCGCTATCGCCTGTATGTTCGGTTTAACTTGGCAAACGAGTCTAGTAATAGGTATGGGCTTAGCACTGTCTTCGACCGCGATTGCCTTGCGTGTTATTGAAGAGCGAGAACTTGGTGGCAAAGAAGCAGGTCAGTCAGGCTTTGCAGTACTACTTTTTCAAGATATCGCTGTTATACCAATGCTAGCTATGCTGCCTCTGCTTGCGGGGAATACCGGCGGCAGCTGGGCTGACATGCTTTGGATGCTGGGTGGCGTGATTGGTTTACTGGTCGGTGGCCATTTCTTGTTGAGACCGCTATTCCGATACGTAGTAATGAGTGGCGTACGTGAATTGTTCACCGTCGCAGCGCTGTTATTGGTAATTGGTATTGCCGTAATCATGCAACAGATAGGCTTGTCGATGGCATTGGGTACTTTCCTAGCAGGCGTACTTCTGGCTGAAAGTGAATATCGACATGAGCTTGAAATCGCCATCGACCCATTCAAAGGGTTATTGCTTGGTTTGTTCTTTATTTCTGTGGGGATGGCGGTGAACTTAGGTTTACTCGCTGAAAGCCCATTCGCGATACTGATTGCCGTTTCTGCATTGGTCGTATTGAAAGGCTTAGTGCTGTATGCGCTGGCTCGAATCTTTGGTACTCAGCCCAAAGCCCGTAGCCGAATGGCGATGATTCTCAGCCAAGGTGGTGAGTTCGCTTTCGTTATTTTTACCGCGGCGAGTGCGCAGGGCATATTAAGTGGCGAACAAGTGTCGTTCTTATTGGTGGTTGTGAGCCTTTCAATGGTAACCACGCCATTGATGCTCAAGCTGCAAGACCGATTCTTTGCTCGTCAACTTAATCAAATCAGTGAGAACGCAATGTCTTCGGATGTTGTCGATCGCAGCCCTCGAGTGATCATTGCAGGCTTTGGTCGTTTTGGTCAGATCATTGGCCGCTTGATGTACGCCAACAAGATTCGCATCACCGTTCTTGAAAGTGATGCCAGCCAAATACACATCCTTAGAAAGTTCGGCTACAAGGTATTCTACGGTGACTCGACTCACCTTGAACTATTACGAGCTGCGGGAGCTGATAAGGCAGAGGCCATTGTGTTGTGTACTGACTCTCCCGATGAAATAATGAAAACCGTTGATCTATGTAAGCAGCACTTCCCACGTTTAAAGATCTTAGCGCGTGCCCGAAGTCGTGTTGAAGCGTATCAATTACTTAACCACGGTGTGAGTAACTACTCTCGTGAAACCTTCCTTGGGGCACTGGATTTAGGCCGTCAAACATTGACTGAACTTGGCATGCATCCATATAAAGCGAAGCGAGCAGAAGCACACTTTAGAAAGTTGGATAATGGTATGCTGAAAGAGTTACTGCCTCAGCATAACGAAGATGCTGAGTTAGCCCAAAGAGCGAAAGAGGCTCGTAAAGAACTTGAAGAGATCTTTGGACATGAGATGGAAAACGATCACCAATCTCGAAACTATTGGCAGTAG
- a CDS encoding YheV family putative zinc ribbon protein: MKQKKRFIAGASCPSCSTQDTLRWWIENNIELVECVDCDFTEQRKPKTVEKSEHANQEMIGIFKPE; this comes from the coding sequence GTGAAACAGAAAAAACGCTTTATCGCAGGGGCAAGCTGCCCAAGTTGTAGTACTCAAGACACACTCCGTTGGTGGATTGAAAATAATATAGAGCTGGTGGAATGTGTCGATTGTGACTTCACAGAACAGCGTAAACCGAAAACTGTAGAGAAATCTGAACACGCGAATCAAGAAATGATCGGTATTTTTAAGCCAGAATGA
- the slyD gene encoding peptidylprolyl isomerase encodes MKIEKNVVVSVAYQVKLEDGVVVDQSTAEAPLDYLHGHNNLITGLEKELEGKVAGDKFSATVTPEDAYGEHNDALVQRVPADVFQGVEQIEVGMRFLADTDQGPIPVEVTEVDGDEVVVDGNHMLAGQTLTFDVEVVAVREATEEEVQHGHVHQEGGCGGHDHDHDHEGGCCGGEGHDHGEEKKDGCCGGGSCGSH; translated from the coding sequence ATGAAAATTGAAAAGAACGTAGTAGTTAGTGTTGCATATCAAGTGAAACTTGAAGATGGCGTAGTAGTTGACCAATCAACTGCAGAAGCTCCACTAGATTACCTTCACGGTCACAACAACCTAATTACAGGTCTTGAAAAAGAGCTTGAAGGCAAAGTAGCTGGCGACAAGTTCTCTGCAACTGTTACTCCAGAAGACGCTTACGGCGAGCACAACGACGCACTAGTTCAACGTGTTCCTGCTGACGTATTCCAAGGTGTGGAGCAAATCGAAGTTGGCATGCGTTTCCTTGCGGATACTGATCAAGGTCCAATCCCAGTTGAAGTTACTGAAGTAGATGGCGACGAAGTTGTTGTTGATGGTAACCACATGCTAGCTGGCCAAACTCTAACGTTTGACGTTGAAGTTGTAGCGGTCCGTGAAGCGACTGAAGAAGAAGTTCAACACGGTCACGTACACCAAGAAGGCGGCTGTGGCGGTCACGACCACGATCATGACCACGAAGGCGGTTGCTGTGGTGGCGAAGGCCATGACCACGGTGAAGAGAAGAAAGACGGCTGCTGCGGCGGTGGTAGCTGTGGTTCTCACTAA
- a CDS encoding isoaspartyl peptidase/L-asparaginase family protein: protein MSQPFSIAIHGGAGTILREQMSDELKAGITEALEKSVLAGYQILQAGGDALDAVVASVKVMEDSSHFNAGKGSVLTHDEFVEMDASVMHGSEMDAGAIAGVRHIKNPIELARDVMLKSDHVLLIGEGAEKFAFEHDYTFTEQDYFFTERRYDQLQSMKEKGIFALSEAKYDEQQVQKYPDDKKYGTVGAVALDQAGNLAAATSTGGVTNKKYGRVGDSPIIGAGTIAENGNVAVSTTGMGEFFLRKMVASDVAARMRYLKEDVHTACETIIQGELKTMGGEGGLIAVDGQGDIHFGMNSSGMYRASVDTEGRVEVKIYADD, encoded by the coding sequence ATGTCACAGCCTTTTTCAATTGCCATTCATGGTGGTGCAGGAACCATCTTGCGAGAGCAAATGAGCGATGAATTAAAAGCGGGTATTACCGAGGCTTTGGAAAAATCGGTTTTGGCTGGTTATCAAATATTGCAAGCGGGTGGTGATGCTCTGGATGCGGTGGTTGCGTCAGTCAAGGTGATGGAAGACAGCTCGCATTTTAATGCAGGCAAAGGCTCGGTTTTAACTCACGATGAATTTGTTGAGATGGATGCCTCTGTGATGCATGGCAGCGAAATGGATGCGGGTGCCATTGCGGGAGTTCGCCATATCAAAAACCCGATTGAGCTTGCGCGTGATGTGATGCTGAAAAGCGACCATGTGTTGCTGATTGGTGAAGGTGCCGAGAAGTTTGCGTTTGAGCATGACTACACCTTTACTGAGCAAGATTACTTCTTTACTGAGCGCCGCTATGACCAACTTCAGTCGATGAAAGAGAAAGGCATCTTTGCTCTGTCTGAAGCGAAATACGACGAACAACAAGTTCAGAAATATCCAGATGATAAAAAGTACGGCACGGTGGGAGCTGTTGCATTAGACCAAGCGGGCAATTTAGCGGCGGCCACTAGTACCGGTGGCGTGACCAATAAGAAATACGGTCGTGTGGGTGACTCTCCGATTATTGGTGCAGGAACCATCGCTGAAAATGGCAACGTTGCCGTTTCAACAACCGGGATGGGCGAGTTCTTCCTACGTAAGATGGTCGCCAGTGATGTGGCAGCACGAATGCGTTATCTAAAAGAAGATGTGCATACGGCTTGTGAAACCATCATTCAAGGTGAATTAAAAACCATGGGCGGTGAAGGCGGTTTGATTGCGGTTGATGGGCAAGGTGATATTCATTTTGGTATGAACAGCTCTGGGATGTATCGTGCAAGTGTTGATACCGAAGGCAGAGTGGAAGTTAAAATCTATGCTGATGATTAA
- a CDS encoding SlyX family protein, which produces MTEKRVEQLESRVNDLECQLAFQEQTIEELNEALSQQQMLITRMQDQMKFVVGKVKNMDGSNLADASEETPPPHY; this is translated from the coding sequence ATGACAGAAAAGCGAGTTGAACAACTAGAAAGCCGCGTAAATGACCTAGAGTGTCAATTAGCTTTCCAAGAACAGACCATTGAAGAACTCAATGAAGCACTTAGCCAACAACAGATGTTGATCACGAGAATGCAAGACCAGATGAAGTTCGTGGTCGGCAAAGTGAAGAATATGGATGGCTCTAATCTAGCTGACGCATCAGAAGAGACGCCACCTCCACATTATTAA
- a CDS encoding WD40 repeat domain-containing protein — protein MRIFFHSLLCTIVITLLNGCFFFQDDEQRWEIEPNGATSFALSRDGRFALLYSQQKQLLLWDLAEDQELAQLGPQDQLENQVSRIRISDNGRFAITASQMNFAVWDLSWTQAEGLWSISDGLIRDVDISSNGEKVLLGLSNGKAIYVDLVTGRRLEFLAHREKVNSVSLSSNGRYALSGGNDYKAYLWDTQSGLVLRTFEHEQRVVRVALQRDGELAFTSDGGNQAMIWDLETGEPQAQLNSWSRQLIFSSARFSDDGSMLVTGTPSSQVSVWNTQNGKRISRHDAEPLKDARPPRAVVYDAAFDDKNRVISGTSAGIAQAWNVD, from the coding sequence ATGCGAATATTTTTCCACTCATTGCTATGTACAATTGTCATCACCTTGTTAAATGGTTGCTTTTTCTTCCAAGATGATGAGCAGCGTTGGGAAATTGAGCCCAATGGTGCCACCAGCTTTGCACTCAGCAGAGATGGACGCTTCGCCCTGCTCTACTCTCAGCAAAAGCAACTGCTCCTTTGGGACCTCGCCGAAGATCAAGAGTTGGCTCAACTTGGTCCACAAGACCAGTTAGAAAACCAAGTATCGCGTATCCGTATCTCGGACAATGGCCGTTTTGCCATTACCGCTAGCCAGATGAACTTCGCCGTTTGGGACTTATCTTGGACACAAGCTGAAGGGCTATGGTCTATCTCCGATGGCTTAATTCGCGATGTCGATATCTCTAGCAATGGTGAAAAAGTACTGCTTGGCCTTTCTAATGGCAAAGCCATCTATGTGGACTTAGTCACCGGACGCCGTCTGGAGTTCCTCGCTCACCGAGAAAAAGTGAATTCCGTGTCCCTTTCATCCAATGGACGTTACGCCTTATCGGGGGGTAACGACTACAAAGCCTATCTTTGGGATACCCAGTCGGGCTTGGTATTGCGCACCTTTGAGCATGAACAAAGAGTAGTACGAGTCGCGCTACAACGCGATGGCGAGCTGGCTTTTACTTCTGACGGCGGCAATCAAGCGATGATTTGGGATCTTGAAACGGGCGAACCTCAAGCGCAATTGAACAGCTGGTCTCGACAGTTGATTTTCTCGAGTGCGCGTTTTTCTGATGACGGCAGCATGTTGGTTACGGGCACGCCATCCAGCCAAGTGAGTGTGTGGAATACTCAGAATGGCAAACGAATTTCTCGCCACGATGCTGAGCCACTAAAAGATGCTCGCCCTCCTCGTGCGGTAGTGTATGATGCAGCCTTTGATGATAAGAACCGTGTGATATCGGGCACCTCTGCGGGCATTGCCCAAGCTTGGAATGTGGATTAA
- the fkpA gene encoding FKBP-type peptidyl-prolyl cis-trans isomerase encodes MKSVLKVSLLAATVMLAVGCQKEEPKAEAPQVEEVKVEAVNFKTEDDKAAYAIGVSFANYLSTSIDKPSELGINLDKDMVLQGIEDVFAEKTALNEEETRAALEALDKRVAETMQAQAAEKSAEVKKAGDDFRAEFAKTEGVKQTESGLLYQVMTAGEGASPKDTDTVQVHYKGTLTDGTQFDSSYDRGEPATFPLNRVIPGWTEGVQLMQVGSKYKFVIPPELAYGEQDTPTIPANSTLVFEVELLNIDNAEAAPAQ; translated from the coding sequence ATGAAATCAGTTTTAAAAGTATCACTGCTTGCCGCAACGGTTATGCTAGCAGTTGGTTGTCAGAAAGAAGAACCAAAGGCAGAAGCTCCACAGGTAGAAGAAGTTAAAGTTGAAGCAGTAAACTTTAAAACAGAAGATGACAAAGCGGCTTACGCAATCGGTGTATCTTTCGCTAACTACCTAAGCACAAGCATTGATAAGCCAAGCGAGTTAGGTATCAACCTAGACAAAGATATGGTTCTTCAAGGTATCGAAGACGTATTCGCAGAGAAAACAGCACTTAACGAAGAAGAAACTCGCGCAGCTCTTGAAGCTCTAGACAAGCGTGTTGCTGAAACGATGCAAGCACAAGCGGCAGAAAAGTCTGCAGAAGTGAAGAAAGCCGGTGATGACTTCCGTGCTGAGTTCGCTAAAACTGAAGGCGTTAAGCAAACTGAATCTGGTCTACTTTACCAAGTAATGACTGCTGGTGAAGGCGCTTCTCCAAAAGACACTGATACCGTTCAAGTACACTACAAAGGTACGCTAACAGACGGTACTCAGTTCGACAGCTCTTACGATCGTGGCGAACCAGCAACATTCCCACTAAACCGCGTAATCCCAGGCTGGACTGAAGGCGTACAACTAATGCAAGTTGGTTCTAAGTACAAGTTCGTTATCCCGCCAGAGCTAGCATACGGTGAGCAAGACACACCGACTATCCCTGCTAACTCAACGCTAGTATTCGAAGTTGAACTACTAAACATCGATAACGCTGAAGCAGCTCCTGCACAGTAA
- a CDS encoding transcriptional regulator, translating into MTTTETVNADVLLEMESVHVMPFSEHDKIILRSYEAVVDGIASLIGPFCEIVLHSLEDLNTSAIKIANGENTGRQVGSPITDLALKMLKDIEGSKRNFSRSYFTRAKGGVLMKSITVAIRNGEDRVIGLLCINVNLDAPFSQVLQSFMPTQDADEAASSVNFASDVEELVDQTVERTIEEINADKSVSNNTKNRQIVMELYDKGIFDIKDAINRVAERLNISKHTVYLYIRQRKTEDEEGC; encoded by the coding sequence GTGACTACTACAGAAACAGTCAATGCAGATGTGTTACTTGAAATGGAATCAGTCCACGTTATGCCATTCAGTGAACACGATAAAATCATTCTAAGATCTTATGAGGCCGTTGTTGACGGTATTGCGAGCCTTATTGGTCCGTTTTGTGAAATCGTTTTGCACTCTTTAGAAGACCTCAATACTTCTGCGATTAAAATTGCCAACGGCGAAAATACAGGTCGTCAGGTTGGCTCGCCGATCACCGATCTTGCATTGAAGATGCTAAAAGATATTGAAGGTTCTAAGCGTAACTTCTCACGTTCATACTTCACTCGCGCTAAAGGCGGAGTGTTGATGAAGTCGATCACGGTTGCTATCCGCAACGGTGAAGACCGAGTGATTGGTCTACTGTGTATTAACGTCAACCTAGACGCGCCATTCTCACAAGTACTGCAATCTTTCATGCCTACGCAAGACGCAGACGAAGCCGCATCATCGGTTAACTTTGCTAGTGACGTTGAAGAACTTGTTGACCAAACGGTTGAACGCACCATTGAAGAAATTAACGCTGACAAATCGGTATCGAACAATACTAAGAATCGTCAGATCGTGATGGAGCTGTACGACAAAGGTATTTTCGATATTAAAGACGCGATTAACCGCGTTGCTGAGCGACTGAACATCTCTAAGCACACCGTGTACCTATACATCCGCCAACGTAAAACAGAGGATGAAGAGGGTTGCTAA
- the tusD gene encoding sulfurtransferase complex subunit TusD codes for MLSYTLLVNGPVYGSQSARRAYQFAVALIQQGHKLHSVFFYQDGVSNGSDLTVPANDEFDLASAWQKLADEHDVSLETCVAAALRRGVISSEEAKQHQLSASNLATGFTQAGLGSLSEALLTQDRVVQF; via the coding sequence TTGCTAAGCTATACACTCCTAGTTAATGGGCCGGTCTATGGCTCACAATCAGCAAGACGTGCCTACCAGTTTGCCGTGGCTCTGATTCAACAGGGTCACAAACTTCACAGCGTATTCTTCTATCAAGATGGCGTCAGTAACGGCTCGGACCTTACTGTACCGGCTAACGATGAATTTGATTTAGCTTCTGCTTGGCAAAAGCTGGCTGATGAACACGATGTTAGCCTTGAAACCTGTGTGGCAGCTGCGCTAAGACGCGGAGTGATTAGCTCTGAAGAAGCAAAGCAACATCAACTAAGTGCCTCTAACCTAGCCACGGGATTTACTCAGGCCGGATTAGGGAGCTTATCGGAAGCGCTACTAACGCAAGATAGGGTTGTGCAGTTTTGA
- the tusC gene encoding sulfurtransferase complex subunit TusC produces the protein MRKLAFIFNSFPHTTAAGREGLDALLAASAYSDDIAVFFVGDGVTQLLKAQQPDETLSRDYISAFKLMDLYDIEQVYVCQRSLSQFGLSADNLLIDVTTVEADELTQKLAQCQQILTF, from the coding sequence TTGAGAAAGTTAGCCTTTATATTTAACAGTTTCCCTCATACGACCGCTGCGGGTAGAGAAGGGTTAGACGCATTACTTGCTGCGTCCGCTTACAGTGACGATATCGCCGTGTTCTTTGTTGGCGATGGCGTGACACAGCTTCTCAAGGCGCAGCAGCCCGACGAAACACTATCGCGTGACTATATCTCTGCATTCAAACTTATGGACCTGTACGACATCGAACAGGTGTATGTGTGTCAGCGTAGTCTGAGTCAGTTTGGTCTTTCAGCAGACAACCTGCTAATCGATGTGACCACCGTTGAAGCCGACGAGTTAACGCAGAAGTTAGCTCAGTGCCAACAGATCCTGACTTTCTAG
- the tusB gene encoding sulfurtransferase complex subunit TusB, which yields MLHIVKSVDKLKLALTYSQPQDQFLLVEDAVYVCLPNHELFTQICVVEQVSVLKPDLDSRGLQRLVSSTIDQVDFDGFVKLTVLNDKSVTW from the coding sequence ATGCTTCATATCGTAAAATCAGTCGACAAACTTAAACTTGCATTGACCTATTCTCAGCCACAGGACCAGTTCCTTTTGGTGGAAGATGCAGTGTATGTTTGCCTTCCTAATCATGAGTTATTCACTCAAATCTGCGTAGTAGAGCAGGTGTCGGTGTTAAAACCAGATCTCGATAGCCGAGGTTTACAACGACTTGTCTCAAGTACCATTGATCAAGTTGATTTCGATGGCTTCGTTAAACTGACGGTTTTGAACGACAAATCAGTGACTTGGTAA